TGATGTTCTAATGAACTGATTTTGtggtatatttgtttaaaaatagtcGATAATCCAAATCAAATCCAAATAATGtcgtttataataattttatttttatctaaaattccTCACtaacacgaatttttttttgtttgatgtatAGCTAAAACAATGTTCAATTTTTGATAGAGACTAAGTCTTTTAGTGTGAAATTCGCTTGTAAAATAATCGGGTTCGATCGATATATTACCGGAGCAGTTGGAAGAAGTTCAAAATGGAATCAtgcataatattataaatacagttgattGATTTTCATAGATTATTTAGTTGCAATACCACATCCATTTTGGTATCTCATTACCCTTCATACACTGTCTAGAGATTCAATTAGATTTCCAAATGTACAGAGGTTATGGGCAACTGTAGATcatatttaagattttaaaaaccatttttttaaatttatttttttaaaatttattcacaaGGATGACTGCAGAAAGAGACATTTGCTAAACATCAGCTAAAGCCTTGTGCTCAAAATCCACCTAACTAAATTTAAAGCTAAATTAACAAGTGtttgacgctcgctggtgcgCACATGGGAGACGTGAAATCTTGCCACGTCTGGTTCGTGCATGTGCAGGTCTGCTCCTGGCGTGGTCGCCTCTCCCGGGGTGCCGTACATCTACCACGAGTCATCGCCTGCcgcctaccagcccgcctaccagcccTACCAGCCCTACCAGCCTGCCTACCAGCCTGCCTACCAGCCTGCTGTCTCCCTGCTGGCGCCCTATCTCGGCCCTTCAGAGACCCGCCCCGGGATGTCGCTCCAGCCAATCACATACAAGGCCAAGGGCCGACGTGTGTGCTTTCCACTTCCTTTTACTTGCTTCTGAGATTACAAGATCTCAATATCCACTTGAAGAAAGCGAGAGTTCATGTGTACTTGTGGTGGAATTATTAAAACGTGCTGAATTCTAgttgttgttttatttaaagGCGAGAGGTACGAGAGTTAAGTTGTTGTCACCGAGGTTTATTTATCCCTTCCTGCCGCAAAGAGTGAAGCATGTTAGAGGTGGAGGTAGTAGCCGGGTCCTCGGGAACACTGGCGAGACGGGAAGAGCTGTTCGGGAGCTGTCCGGTAGCTGTCCGGGAGCTGTCCGGGAGCTGTCCGGTAGCTGTCCGGGAGCTGTCCGGGAGCTGTCCGGTAGCTGTCCGGTAGCTGTCCGGGAGCTGTCCGGGAGCTGTCCGGTAGCTGTCCGGTAGCTGTCCGGGAGCTGTCCGGTAGCTGTCCGGTAGCTGTCCGGGAGCTGTCCGGGAGCTGACCGGTAGCTGTCCGGGAGCTGTCCGGGAGCTGTCCGGGAGCTGTCCGGGAGCTGTCCGGGAGCTGTCCGGGAGCGGTCCGGGCGGAGGTGATACACCCGCCGGGAAGCGAGCAGCCGGTGTCACGTGTGAGCGAGGGGCGGGGGTAACAGTTTACTCAGTATTTCACTGCTCCGTGCTCAGTAGAGGAGCGCGACAAGAGGAAGAGGGGAAGGGTCGGCAGGGGAGAGTGTGCTCAGCCTCgcagcaagggggggggggggcgctccgCCGGCCTCGTCACTACTGCAGTGACACGCGCCCTGGTCTCGATGCTGGGGGTCGCTATTGACcatgaaagaaaaactaaataaaaattttctgaaagtcACTCCATGAAAACGGTTAAAATAGgttgtatttatttgaaatatacctaaaacATTTCTAgataacttattaaataaaatgtattgttttagTTAGAGCAGGAGTATTCTGTCTCGGTTGGAATAGTGTGTGTTCATTACACTACCTGATCCGTAGGAAATGTTTGTGTTTCTCATTTTTTATAACTCTCCGTACAATTATTTAGAAATTAATACAACTCGAAAACTTTTTAATTACCCACAATGATATAAGTTTATGGCTGCACAAAAtaaggaaattataaaatattgttgacATAGAAATCATTTTGCATTAATGATGTGAAAACATTAGATAAGCTTTTggaaaatttagttaattatttattggttaaagtatttgatttttacattattattattactttaagataacttaaaaaatatagtttttcaattattactttaagataacttaaaaaatatagtttttcaattattactttaagataacttaaaaaatatagtttttcaatTCTATCAATCAGATGAGGGCTATAAATTTTACAGTAATCCACAAACAATATTAATGATAGTTTGCAGTAAAACTGCTAAATATAATTCAAATGGAGCTGGTATAAGACTATCATTATGCACTGGAGagaaaagaatattaaaatatttacttagtaAGCGTTGGGTAAACTTACCTATATAATGattcatattttattgtataataattttttttcctggaacATAGTATATGCTAAGGGAATATAAACTTGGGAAATGTAAGCAAGCGGAGATGTTAGTCACCCAGGGATAGGGAAGGGGAGCCACTGTGGCGGGTTCCCTGGCTGAACGAAGGTGAGCTTAGCTAATGTCGGCGAGGCTCCAGGAACAGGGGACACCCCTGCAACCCGCGCTGCTCGGCTGTCGGGCGAGTTGCCTCAGCTGGCCCCTGACGAATTGCTCATTTTCTTAATGgttccagttctctccagttctctccagttatctccagttctctccagttctctccactTCCCTCCAGTTGTCCGAGACTCCCGCTGAACGTTCAAGCGGAGTGTAGAGAGGAAAGTTGGTCCCCTCTCCCCCCGCTCGCCTCAAGTATGTCCCACGCTCGAATAGCTACTGGTGCACTGTGTACCACACACACAATACTTATCCTCGGCATCACACGGAATATAAAATGTACAGTTCTTGGTAATTTGTGTATGAAACGACCAAAATAATAGGCTGAACGTGAGAATGGCGATGTAAAGCGCGTCAAAGTGTAGGACTGCGAACGAACAGGCACATGAAGAGCAAGcaagttcttaaaaaaatataattaattaataatatttggtgGGTGAACTTACGTAAgagcattagaagttatacttacttggcctgaattaaattataaataaaccatctAAAAAGTagataaaataatagtttaaaaaactaaaagacacgctttatatagaaaaccaaactaaaaagtagaaaataaattttattaaatttgaattaagaatagtgtaatttttttataaatataaatttataatagcgtatatagaaaaaaagtattttattttaaaaaaaagtgtagggtgcatggtgtcaatagtaataaatattttattgacatatatgagtagaaggattattaTTTCGATAGTATCTTAAAAAGTACCCCAcgcttttgtttttaaataaaatactttttttcttatatacactactataaatttatatttataaaattaattacactattcttaattaaaatttattaaaatttattttctattttatctttttagtttggttttctatataaagcttgtcttttagttttttaaactattatttattttctacttttcagtttggtttatttataatttaaagtgatacttctttatcgaagtatgaaagaaatttaataacaattaaaaaaaacttgtagttattacatcaatttaccattaaagtagattttgaatagatattagctgcagttaaaataattcgataaatattgttttatctcagaagtgtcccTAGATGTGGCTCAAATTTtcatttattacatgactttactattaaagtgatttactgaccttggcatagtttggagtatttgtaactgcttggtgtagattcgCAGGTTGGTGTtagagtggaatttcaaaaatctgcccatcagttGTAGTATTTGAGGTTATgaatatggtgtttgatttcccatctgctgttggtttcacagcaaaatcaaacttcaatttttccatgtttcgtaaaatatttgcagaaaattttgttttataataatttttaactcttggttaattggtaaaatgaaacaaagacgtaattgtgtttctctatttaacgaaagaaacaacatttaaagcccttatttcagtttttttcttcatatttttacaaatatagataatattctcttcaagaaagtatattgttcacaataatcataacctactctcatttttcatttaattaaatgtcacaatatttcgTACACTTTTTTTATATCGcgtcaaagacaaactgaaagaaaagagttcgcacatgagcgaaatggttttctttacaatgtgcgaactcttttcttcaAGTTTGtgtttggcgcgatataaacaaagcctactaaatattgtaaaatgacataaattgacaaaaatcttattttgaaaattgaataatggattaatcttatcaaattagtgtattgtcatcggtcctcgataaatctacaaagtttgaatctggccgtttaaagtgggtcaaaatcgcacccaaaggagtcggttacaaacatacaaaaaacaaacaaacatacaggtgtagctaatataaagcgtgtaataacTGACTTTATTCTCCATGCAATTCATTAATAAAAAACtgggttggtaaagtataaatttaatctaattaattttttattaaatactccttattcaatattaatttaaacacgtgtataaaattaattatgtaatttagtaCTATAATTAtggtttgtaaattttaattaattataataaataattatgttgaatgtatttcttttttaattttttaaaataataatgtaataatacatATTGCAAATAAATCATACATACCAGGAAATAACCTCACCCttttaaatacacttgaaattgttaacacaatttatatcactaatataccgaataattaaatgtttttaattatatggaccagtatacaACATCAACAACTAAAGTTTATAATTTGAAagtacattaaaatttattatttgtctGTAGCTTTTTCGTCCTGTAAATTTATATTGCAAGCTTTGCGCGcgttgtaaaaatttacttttaaaatatttttgataacgtGCCTAAATAAGTATTACTTCAAAAGGGTTCACAAATAGTTTAATtttgaatacatatatatatttttacaaaacacaATATTCAAGAacgaaattgtttttaaaattatgtgtttATAGCACGAGGAACAGAATACAAATTTGCCCCTTCAAATAAGAATGATACAATTCAGATGATTAACAGAGGTCTCTACTGTTCGTCATCGATAAAACCTTTCCCCCCCCTTACCCAATTGCTTGACACACAGctccaattttataatttatcGTTTGCAGTTGCAACAAGATGTGCGTAGTTATTTCTTTCGTCAAACGTCTACCAAGACAGCTTAAAACAGTAATATAtctgcaaattaaaaattaacaaaattacgGGCTCAGccctgtttaatatttttaaaaacataaggggggggggggagatattaaaaaaaattgttcgtttCGTAGAGAAATTTGCACCATAAATCACTATGCTTGTACATGTAGGtgatttttcattgttttttttttaattgtgcagtTACATCTCTTCGATACCTAAATTACAAAGTTGAATTACTTTATAAGTTTAGCTCGGTTTTTTGTGGTGTATTTGTGGTCTTCCTCAATTATCATAAGCCtacttaaatattttagttaaggATTATGAACAACCTGTATTTTTAAATGCCCtgtaatttgtattgtattttgaaTTCAGGGTTGACAAACTTTGCGTGCAGTGCCTTGCCACGCTAACGTTTATGTTGAAATGGTGTAACTATGTGCTGTTTACTGGTATTCGCttatataaaaaatcatatttgcaTTATAACcagcaaaattaattaaaacatgaaaaaaaaccaaacacatAAACTATTCTCACATTAGTACTTAAGTACTTTCTTAAGAGTAATGTTTTATGAGCagattataataaatgattaaagTAGTCAAAGGTAATTGAATTACCATTATTATGACAAAATATTTCAATAGGCTTAGTtgcttaacatttttttaaataatttatatttaattggtTCTATTACTGGTAAttaataaaaagtatatttttatagtgCTGGGGATGATGAATAAGAGACTGAATTGTATTcacgataaaatatttaaagagatATTATATAAGATAATAGATTTGGTAAGACATGATTAGCAGagataatgaaagaaaaaatttaatcgtGAATGGAGTTCCAACAATTACTTTTTGAGGAAGGTCCaagttatttaaattgtaatttttttctcataTATATTATTCTTGTCATATAAATCTATATGTAGAAAACCGGGTAATTTTCTTGAATTACAGCTCAAATGCAGTCAAAATCCTAGTATATTCACTCAATTTAATCGTCTTATGATGAATTTAGAAAGAGGAAGGTATGTGTCAGAACTTCCTGTCTTGGATGATGTCCACTGTGTTTCACTCTAGTCGTCCTTCCAGGAATTATAACTATGTCGTTGTGCGAGTTACAATGTTTTACCCAGTGATATGCGATCCATAATACATATGAATGTGATAAAGGAGTATCGCTATAGGCATTTACTATCATAATAGagaaataattataacaattgtAGTCGCTCAAGCGAAAAACTATTATGCGCTCGATCCTGTTGAAAAATATCAGATTGGAACAAGGCATTGTAGAGTGGGAGAATATAAGTATGTCCTTTGATAACAAATATTGGACAGTTATTAAACGTTAAAATTGTAGAAAGTATGGACGATTTACAATGGAAGGGGATTCAAATCCTTTAATCATGTACAGTAATTGGTAAATTGAAGAAACGTTTTCACCACAAGCTTGTGTTAGATAATGCACAAATCACAGTGGTGAAGGGTGGGATAATAATCTACTGTCAGCATCTCCCCAGATGTCCTAGGGGTGAGCGTATTTTAATAACTACAAGTACAGTCTGCCAACTGCTACATGTATGATATTGAACTGGTAGTGTGGtctttcttttaaaattattctttattgATCTCGTAAATCACTGAACCAATGTTGATAATTCGGTAACATccgttttatttatttgaaatggaTAAAACAACACACATCGGAACAAAAAAAACGTAGTTAATAACATGAGTGACAAAAATTCTCTTGAATTTAATTTGAAATCTATCACTGTATGTGAATCCGTTTTAAAATTTACAGTTTAATGTAATGAAACCACGGAAGCTTTAGGCAATGTTATTGTTTGTGAAATTATAGACAGTCGAGTAATAGAGGGTAAGAACTGGACGTTTTAAATCATAGCTTGGCCTCGAAGAAGGCAGCAGGCATGGCATGTTTCCCTCAGAAGGCATTAGACACTGATGTCCTCAGATACCAGGCGGACTCGGGCTGTTATTGTCTGGTGGCTGCCAGAGTGCCCGGCTATCGCCGCTAATGGTCTTGTTTGCGTGTCTCTTATCGGGCCTCCACCCGCAGCAACAACCTGGCGGCCAGTATAAGACTGGAGCGAGCCGAGAGACTAGACATCTGTGGTCCAGTCGTCGACTCATCGGTGACAACACTGCCAAGAATGATGAAGCTCTTATTCGTGAGTACTGAGGAGCACTTGCACTTATCCCTGAAAGAAATGTGTACTTCTCAGGTTAAGCtggcactgtttttttttttttttaactaatatgtgtttttttagtgaaataaagcgaaataattttgttttgcagCCATGAAGTTTCCGTTTGATAGTAATATTCATTtgtgtttcaaaataatataccaaatcaaaaattatattattttacaaattaaatttgtaattaaaattttaagtagaatcttttacaaaaaattaatgatatttatCTGTTAAGGGAACTAAATAGTTGGGAGTAGTAAAATGGTAAATCCAAAAACTTATGGCAGAGGTATAAATAATATCTCACGTTCTAATTTGTGTCATCTCCAATTATACTTATTCAAATTTAAGCATCTAAAATAAGTTTCTAATTTTGTAtatgaataattttaatgtttgaagtatatttaaaaaacacttattatatactttaaaaattgAATTACTAACATTTTTTATAGATCGGAAAAATATTGCAATAAGCGAACTGCATCAAAGAAACAACAGTTGAACAAACCTAAACATTTCCATAGTTTAAATACGACCAAATAACGCTAAATTTACATAGGTGACGTGAAAGACTTAGGTTCGCCAGAACCGGCGCTCGAGCACTGCACCTGCAGCTGCATGTGTGTTGCCGTAGCAGCTCCACATGCCAGTTGCACATGCACCAGCTGCAGCAGTGAGTGGAGTGAGTGAGCCAGAAAGTGGACAAGTTTATGATACAACCTCAGGTGACTGGCTGAGCGGCGGACAGCTGTGCGCGCTCCATATGATGGTCGAAACAAACGTGTTGTATATTAATAAGCAACTTTTTTAATACTACTTAAAGTTTATTcctaaattttcatttgtttggcGTATCCTCAAGTGAATTATCCCGACATCACACCTAGTCTTGTTTATATTGCTTACATTCTGCAGCTGGGTAATTGCTTCTTTCTACACTTCCTGATCCTAGCGTTTTAATTAGATTAAGTGGAAATATCCCTTTACTCTTAGAGGCTACACATATTTTATATAAAGTATgtatagttattttataataaaaataatgaacctTAGGACAATTAATTTGAGTTATTTGAAACGAGTATCTACTAACCAAGCAAACAAACAGACCTTAAAGCTTCACCTGTCAGAACTACAGCAACACAGTAGCAACACGAGTTATGAGAATTACATGACAGTTAGTCGTTGTTTATTTAGTTCCTGAGCCAGGGTCAGCATGGATGACATGAGATACCAATGCAGGTTGTCCTTGCGACATGGTTGTGACATTATCCAGTTGAGTTGAAAGGGAGGGACAGTGGAGGTGGATAATGTCAGGAGTACTCGAGAACCACCCTGCACGCGAATATACAATCTGGAAGGTATCGAACTAATGAGCGAATTATATATCCAAAAACTATTATAGCGCAATTCTACTTAAGgaataatatttctttctaattataaaaatttaatgaatccTATTGAACTGTTAACTATTGTGATCATTAATCTGTTACAGTGTATAAGGTTGTTATTACATCGAATACAGACGTTATACAACTCCCAAGGCCAAAAGAATGTTATAATTCATTTTTGAGATGCCAATTTACTTTgaaaaatgatattttgaaatGAGATTCGTCAGTCAAAaatatgtgtgtattttttttaaattggaatttttaaatatatgtaatataaaacaaaataaacaaatgtaagaGATCATTATTGATGATAAATTTATACATTGGAATAacgttaatatttttgtttttactgtCTAATGACAAGTACGTGACAGAAATGTATtagattcttaaaaaaaattctaatataacTGACAGCATTATTGTTATTGGTTACTGTTGAAATACTAAATATGTCAATTCTAATGAAAGGATTCACTCCATAGCAGATGAGTAACTGTAGCTTGATTTCACCAGGTAAGCACAGCCACCCTGTTGCTGGTGATGGCGGCCGGACAAAAGACCGACACTGTAAAGAAGCCGAAGCAGGCATGGCTGCTGGCGCCTCTTCTCAGCAAGGCTTCCAGGGACATAGGCTCGGAGGAGCTGAACGCGACTGTAGAGGCCGCCTCCAACCGCACCCGCGCCAACGACACCAGCGCTCAGCCTAAGCTATACTACGACATGTGGGATAAGGAGGCTAGGGGACTCTGGACCGAGGTACTCGGAGAACTCGTGCCCCATGTCATTCCCATCGTGAGGCCGTACGCAGAAGATATCCTCCACCACGTCTTCGGCAGGACCTCGCTGCCGTACATCTCAGCCGTAGACCAGACCAGCCTCTCCTTCCTCTCCAAGCCGTGAGTACCTcctggcaccagcacagggccgcagcacagacaaccctcctggcaccagcacagggccgcagtcacagacaaccctcctggcaccagcacagggccgcagtcacagacaaccctcctggcaccagcacagggccgcagcacagacaaccctcctggcaccagcacagggccgcagtcacagacaaccctcctggcaccagcacagggccgcagcacagacaaccctcctggcaccagcacagggccgcagtcacagacaaccctcctggcaccagcacagggccgcagtcacagacaaccctcctggcaccagcacagggccgcagcacagacaaccctcctggcaccagcacagggccgcagcacagacaaccctcctggcaccagcacagggccgcagcacagacaaccctcctggcaccagcacagggccgcagtcacagacaaccctcctggcaccagcacagggccgcagcacagacaaccctcctggcaccagcacagggccgcagtcacagacaaccctcctggcaccagcacagggccgcagtcacagacaaccctcctggcaccagcacagggccgcagcacagacaaccctcctggcaccagcacagggccgcagtcacagacaaccctcctggcaccagcacagggccgcagcacagacaaccctcctggcaccagcacagggccgcagtcacagacaaccctcctggcaccagcacagggccacagcacagacaaccctcctggcaccagcacagggccgcagcacagacaaccctcctggcaccagcacagggccgcagtcacagacaaccctcctggcaccagcacagggccgcagtcacagacaaccctcctggcaccagcacagggccgcagcacagacaaccctcctggcaccagcacagggccgcagcacagacaaccctcctggcaccagcacagggccgcagcacagacaaccctcctggcaccagcacagggccgcagcacagacaacccgtcTGTTACTATTTGTTCAACAACATgggtttacttaaaaaaatagacAACTTGTGCTCCTTCCATGTCATATcactaaattaaatttgtacattgcCTATAGTAACATTCAAGTAAGAATACATCAGATTTTTCTACTTATAAACTGGGGATAATTCAAAGTATTCCATGAACTTCGAATGTACCATAAAacataggtatttttttaatagataataatttactAAAACATCCACTGGGACTGCCAAATCTGAATAGGGTTTGGCAAGATCTGAATAGTGCAAGGATGAATCGGAAGGCACTCACTTCTCCATTATGTAAGatgcaataaaaacatatccAGGTCTATAATACTTTCTTGATAGAAACTTTCTTAACTCATTAATTTCTT
This genomic window from Bacillus rossius redtenbacheri isolate Brsri chromosome 6, Brsri_v3, whole genome shotgun sequence contains:
- the LOC134533485 gene encoding uncharacterized protein LOC134533485; its protein translation is MMKLLFVSTATLLLVMAAGQKTDTVKKPKQAWLLAPLLSKASRDIGSEELNATVEAASNRTRANDTSAQPKLYYDMWDKEARGLWTEVLGELVPHVIPIVRPYAEDILHHVFGRTSLPYISAVDQTSLSFLSKPSAPGVVASPGVPYIYHVSSPAAYQPAYQPAYQPAYQPYQAAYQPAVSLLAPSLGPSETRPGVSLQPITYKAKGRRVCFPLPFTCF